Proteins from one Gilliamella sp. ESL0443 genomic window:
- the galM gene encoding galactose-1-epimerase — protein sequence MSVKQIITLKNSQGMKIKLSNWGATWLSCTMQVEGENRELILGCQSFEQYEQQDAYLGATVGRYANRIANAEIDIAGKHYQLIANQGVNQLHGGKSGFDKKIWKIESQSEKQVTFGLISPDGDQGFPGELKVTASYTLTDDNQVIVEYNASTTKCTPVNLTNHAYFNLDGETSDILAHSLKVNANYYLPVDANGIPCNDLLDVTQDDMDLRQSRVLSDNLLTSPARKITGGYDHAYLLDKSKPVAAQLVSSDKKVTMDVTTSYPALQVYTGNFLANTPNRHNGKYANFAGVALEAQFLPDSPHHLTWPQPSCFLEPGQTYHHQITYQFFIS from the coding sequence ATGTCTGTAAAACAAATTATCACCCTTAAAAATAGCCAAGGCATGAAAATTAAATTGTCCAATTGGGGCGCAACTTGGCTTTCTTGTACTATGCAAGTTGAAGGAGAAAACCGAGAACTAATACTTGGTTGCCAATCATTCGAACAATACGAACAACAAGATGCATATTTAGGCGCTACTGTTGGACGATATGCCAATCGCATTGCAAATGCTGAAATAGATATAGCAGGAAAACATTATCAGCTTATTGCCAATCAAGGCGTTAATCAGTTACATGGTGGCAAATCAGGCTTTGATAAAAAAATATGGAAAATTGAATCACAATCGGAAAAACAAGTTACATTTGGATTAATTTCTCCAGATGGTGACCAAGGCTTTCCTGGCGAACTTAAAGTTACCGCTAGTTATACATTAACTGACGATAATCAAGTCATCGTCGAATATAATGCGAGCACAACCAAATGTACGCCAGTTAACTTAACTAACCATGCCTATTTTAATTTAGATGGTGAAACTAGTGATATACTTGCACACAGTTTAAAAGTAAATGCTAACTATTATTTACCTGTCGATGCCAATGGTATTCCATGCAATGATTTGCTTGATGTTACTCAAGACGATATGGATTTAAGACAGTCACGAGTTCTATCCGATAATTTGCTAACTAGCCCAGCACGAAAAATCACAGGCGGTTATGACCACGCTTACTTATTAGATAAATCAAAACCAGTTGCAGCTCAACTTGTATCGTCAGACAAAAAAGTAACAATGGACGTAACAACGTCTTATCCTGCCCTACAAGTCTATACTGGTAACTTTTTAGCCAACACACCAAATCGTCACAATGGTAAATATGCTAATTTTGCAGGAGTAGCATTAGAAGCACAGTTTTTACCCGATAGCCCTCATCATTTGACATGGCCACAACCAAGCTGCTTCTTAGAACCGGGACAAACTTACCATCACCAAATTACCTATCAGTTTTTTATAAGCTGA
- the galK gene encoding galactokinase, with translation MKALINKTAQAFEDQFGYKPDTIVQAPGRVNLIGEHTDYNDGFVLPCAINYETVISCHKRSDNLIRVIAVDYNNEQDQFLLNPSIEKHPNYQWANYVRGVIQYIVKYSEDIRGVDLAISGNVPQGAGLSSSASLEVAIGKMFQVLYDLPFDGKKIALIGQEAENKYVGCNCGIMDQLISALGQAQHALLIDCRSLEALPISIPKDLAVVIINSNIKRGLVDSEYNTRRKQCEAAAKALGVNALRDASLVDLLQIKSSLDPLVFKRAHHVITENERTLKAAYALANEDYPLLSKLMAESHNSMRDDFEITVPAIDYLVKIIQDVIGNEGGVRMTGGGFGGCVVALVPKNKVDEVKDVVNQNYHKKFNIKEDFYICQPSEGAHKLCL, from the coding sequence ATGAAAGCATTAATCAATAAAACCGCGCAAGCATTTGAGGATCAATTTGGTTATAAACCCGATACCATTGTACAAGCACCGGGCAGAGTAAACTTGATAGGCGAGCACACAGATTACAATGATGGTTTTGTATTACCTTGTGCCATCAATTATGAAACTGTAATTAGCTGTCACAAACGTTCTGACAACTTAATTAGGGTAATAGCGGTTGATTATAATAATGAACAGGATCAATTTTTACTTAATCCTTCAATTGAAAAACATCCAAATTACCAATGGGCGAATTATGTCCGGGGTGTAATTCAATATATCGTAAAATATTCAGAAGATATTAGAGGTGTTGATTTAGCTATCAGTGGTAACGTGCCACAAGGTGCAGGATTAAGTTCATCCGCTTCACTTGAAGTTGCAATTGGTAAAATGTTTCAGGTGCTTTACGATCTACCTTTTGATGGCAAAAAAATAGCCTTAATCGGTCAAGAGGCAGAAAACAAATATGTTGGTTGCAACTGTGGCATAATGGATCAATTAATATCCGCGCTTGGCCAAGCACAACATGCTTTATTAATTGATTGCCGATCATTAGAAGCATTACCTATTTCTATCCCCAAAGATCTAGCCGTTGTAATCATTAATTCCAATATTAAACGCGGATTAGTTGATAGCGAATATAATACTCGTCGTAAGCAATGCGAAGCCGCAGCCAAAGCGCTAGGTGTAAATGCCCTTCGTGATGCATCATTGGTTGATTTACTACAGATCAAATCCTCACTCGATCCGCTAGTATTTAAACGTGCTCATCATGTCATTACCGAAAATGAACGTACACTTAAAGCCGCTTATGCGCTTGCTAATGAAGATTATCCATTACTCTCAAAATTAATGGCTGAAAGCCACAATTCGATGCGCGATGATTTTGAAATCACAGTACCTGCAATAGACTACCTGGTTAAAATTATACAAGACGTTATTGGAAATGAAGGTGGTGTACGGATGACTGGTGGTGGTTTTGGTGGTTGTGTTGTTGCCTTAGTTCCTAAGAACAAAGTTGATGAGGTAAAAGATGTGGTTAACCAAAACTATCATAAGAAATTTAATATTAAGGAAGATTTTTATATCTGTCAGCCAAGTGAAGGGGCTCATAAATTATGTCTGTAA
- the galT gene encoding galactose-1-phosphate uridylyltransferase, which yields MDIFNPVDHPHRRYNPLTAQWVLVSPHRAKRPWQGQQETLNEEQKPHYDPNCYLCPGNKRVTGDINPNYTGTYVFTNDFAALMEDTPNSPDSNDPLFQIQSARGTSRVICFSPDHSKTLPELDLPAIETVIKTWITQQQELGKKYPWVQVFENKGAAMGCSNPHPHGQVWANSFIPNEIAREDLNMRNYFQKNGRNLLVDYVEKELTNKERIVVETEDWLAVVPFWAIWPFETLLLPKKHIARLTMLNQSEQKDLALALKKLTCHYDNLFNCSFPYSMGWHGAPFVEGNTDYWQVHAHFYPPLLRSATVKKFMVGYEMLAEVQRDLTPEQAAERLRNVSDVHYKDKKDK from the coding sequence ATGGATATTTTTAACCCAGTTGATCATCCTCATCGCCGATATAACCCATTGACCGCACAATGGGTGTTAGTTTCGCCCCACAGAGCAAAACGCCCTTGGCAAGGTCAACAAGAAACCTTAAATGAAGAACAGAAACCCCATTATGATCCTAATTGTTATTTATGTCCGGGCAATAAACGTGTCACTGGCGATATAAATCCTAACTACACTGGAACGTACGTTTTCACGAATGATTTTGCTGCATTAATGGAAGATACGCCTAATTCACCCGATAGTAACGATCCTCTATTTCAAATCCAAAGTGCCAGAGGAACAAGCCGAGTTATCTGTTTTTCACCAGATCACAGTAAAACTCTACCTGAACTTGATTTACCTGCAATTGAAACGGTGATAAAAACTTGGATCACCCAGCAACAAGAGCTAGGAAAAAAATACCCTTGGGTACAAGTTTTTGAAAACAAAGGGGCAGCAATGGGCTGTTCAAACCCTCATCCGCACGGACAAGTTTGGGCTAATAGTTTTATCCCTAATGAAATAGCGCGAGAAGATCTCAATATGCGCAACTATTTTCAAAAAAATGGACGAAATTTATTAGTAGACTATGTAGAAAAAGAGTTGACCAATAAGGAACGCATTGTGGTAGAAACAGAAGATTGGTTAGCCGTCGTTCCTTTTTGGGCTATTTGGCCATTTGAAACCCTACTATTGCCAAAGAAACATATTGCTAGATTAACAATGCTTAACCAATCTGAGCAAAAAGATTTGGCCTTAGCATTAAAAAAACTGACCTGTCATTATGATAATTTATTCAATTGCTCTTTCCCCTACTCTATGGGATGGCATGGTGCACCGTTTGTGGAAGGAAATACTGATTATTGGCAAGTACACGCCCATTTTTATCCTCCGCTATTACGTTCAGCTACCGTAAAAAAATTCATGGTAGGTTATGAAATGTTAGCTGAAGTACAAAGAGATTTAACGCCAGAGCAAGCAGCCGAAAGACTGCGCAACGTTAGTGATGTGCATTATAAAGATAAGAAGGATAAATAA
- the galE gene encoding UDP-glucose 4-epimerase GalE, with product MKILVTGGCGYIGSHTCVQLILAGYTPIIIDNLFNSKASVLERIKTITGKSVDFYHGDVCDGNLLARIFKEHDIKAVIHFAGLKAVGESVYKPLEYYENNVYGSIVLMKAMRDAGVKQLVFSSSATVYGELAPVPYVETLPQGLPTSPYGKSKLMVEQCMMDLAIAEPDWSLTLLRYFNPVGAHPSGLMGEDPLGVPNNLMPFITQVAIGKRESLSVFGNDYPTVDGTCVRDFIHVVDLADGHIAALKTDRNKAGVHIYNLGSGVGFSVLQVIKAFEKASGKSLNWHFAPRRAGDLPAFWADAKKAEQQLGWKTKLTLDDMVKDSWNWQSKNPQGYPD from the coding sequence ATGAAAATATTAGTAACAGGTGGTTGTGGGTATATAGGCAGTCACACTTGTGTTCAATTAATTCTTGCTGGCTATACACCTATTATTATTGATAATTTATTTAATAGTAAAGCCTCAGTATTAGAAAGAATAAAAACCATCACAGGAAAATCAGTCGATTTCTATCATGGTGATGTTTGTGATGGAAATTTGCTTGCAAGAATTTTTAAAGAACACGATATTAAAGCTGTTATTCATTTTGCAGGATTGAAAGCCGTTGGTGAATCAGTATATAAACCACTTGAATACTATGAAAATAATGTTTATGGCAGTATTGTTTTAATGAAAGCAATGCGTGATGCTGGCGTTAAACAATTAGTCTTTAGTTCTTCAGCTACCGTATATGGTGAGCTAGCGCCAGTTCCTTACGTCGAAACATTACCACAAGGTTTACCAACTAGTCCGTATGGAAAAAGTAAGCTTATGGTTGAACAATGTATGATGGATTTAGCTATTGCTGAACCTGATTGGTCCTTAACTTTACTGCGATATTTCAATCCTGTAGGTGCTCATCCTAGCGGTTTAATGGGAGAAGATCCGCTTGGCGTGCCCAATAATCTGATGCCTTTCATTACCCAAGTTGCAATAGGCAAACGAGAATCGCTATCAGTATTTGGTAATGATTACCCAACAGTTGATGGCACATGTGTGCGTGACTTTATTCACGTTGTGGATTTAGCAGATGGTCATATTGCAGCACTTAAAACTGATAGAAATAAAGCTGGAGTTCATATCTATAATTTAGGTTCTGGTGTAGGCTTCAGTGTACTGCAAGTGATTAAAGCCTTTGAAAAGGCATCAGGAAAATCACTTAATTGGCATTTCGCACCAAGGCGAGCCGGTGATCTACCTGCATTTTGGGCTGACGCGAAAAAAGCTGAACAACAATTAGGTTGGAAAACAAAGTTAACCCTTGATGATATGGTAAAAGATTCATGGAATTGGCAATCAAAGAATCCGCAAGGTTATCCTGATTAG
- a CDS encoding MFS transporter — protein sequence MNQKIKSAMHNKNYWVFSLYFFLYFFIMGAYFPFFPVWLKMIGLDQADTGYVFSFISLFALFFQPLFGLISDKLGLRKHLLWIITFLLVLFGPFFIFILGPLLKLNVTLGATAGGLYLGMVFSGGAPAIEALVEKISRRSGFEFGRCRMFGCFGWAICASFVGIMISKDINAVFWLCSGFALVLLILVKIADPAKTATTDVVDQMGLNKPEPFNLKLAVNLLKMPKTWYFMLYIIGVACTYDVFDQQFANFFTSFFSSEQVGREAFGYVTTLGEFLNATVMFFAPIIVMKIGSKNTLLVAGAIMSIRITGSAFASSAVEVIILKTLHMFEAPLLLVGAFKYITKHFPIRLSATVYLIAFCFAKQLSIMFMSTFAGLMYVKIGFEGAYLVLGLIALSFTLISAFTLSGRGPLDLFKKKSNVGIEE from the coding sequence ATGAATCAGAAAATTAAATCTGCAATGCATAACAAAAATTATTGGGTCTTTAGCCTCTACTTTTTTCTTTATTTTTTCATTATGGGAGCTTACTTTCCATTTTTCCCAGTTTGGTTAAAAATGATAGGTTTAGATCAAGCGGATACTGGATATGTTTTCTCATTTATCTCATTATTTGCACTATTCTTTCAGCCGTTATTTGGGTTGATATCCGATAAGTTAGGTTTAAGAAAACACCTTCTTTGGATTATCACCTTCCTTTTAGTTTTATTTGGACCATTCTTTATATTTATATTAGGTCCTTTACTTAAACTAAATGTTACTCTAGGGGCTACTGCAGGCGGCTTATATCTTGGTATGGTCTTTAGTGGTGGTGCTCCTGCAATTGAAGCATTGGTTGAAAAAATCAGTAGACGTAGTGGATTTGAATTTGGTCGTTGCCGTATGTTTGGTTGCTTCGGCTGGGCGATTTGTGCTTCATTTGTTGGAATCATGATTTCTAAGGATATTAATGCTGTTTTTTGGTTATGTTCTGGCTTTGCCTTAGTGTTACTTATTTTAGTCAAAATAGCCGATCCAGCTAAAACAGCAACCACAGATGTTGTCGACCAAATGGGACTAAATAAACCTGAACCATTTAATTTAAAACTTGCGGTTAATTTACTAAAAATGCCTAAAACTTGGTATTTTATGCTCTACATTATTGGTGTGGCTTGTACTTATGATGTATTTGATCAGCAATTTGCTAACTTCTTCACCTCATTTTTCTCAAGTGAACAAGTTGGTCGTGAAGCATTTGGCTACGTCACAACACTGGGTGAATTTTTAAATGCGACTGTAATGTTTTTTGCTCCAATTATTGTCATGAAAATCGGAAGTAAAAATACTTTACTCGTTGCTGGTGCAATTATGTCAATTCGTATTACAGGTTCAGCATTTGCTAGTAGCGCAGTTGAAGTTATTATTTTAAAAACCTTACATATGTTCGAAGCACCTTTATTGTTAGTTGGTGCATTTAAGTATATTACAAAACATTTCCCAATTCGATTATCAGCAACTGTTTACTTAATTGCTTTTTGTTTTGCAAAACAATTATCTATAATGTTTATGTCCACCTTTGCTGGTTTAATGTATGTTAAAATTGGATTTGAAGGGGCATATTTAGTGCTTGGCTTAATTGCATTAAGTTTTACACTTATTTCTGCTTTCACCTTATCAGGACGTGGACCTTTGGATCTTTTCAAAAAGAAAAGCAACGTTGGAATTGAAGAATAG
- a CDS encoding histidine-type phosphatase translates to MNNTQYQLDKVVILSRHGIRTPLENTIAFLEKSSPFKWPIWDHAYGYLTTRGAVLETFFGHYLSQWLEQRNIKLSPENPDIYVYANSLQRTVATAQFLVGGAYAGYDIPVHHKYTIEKMDPIFDPSVQDDSPEIKQKVLKDINDADKAASIFKNLAPAYQIVSDILDYKNSQLYSELKCDFADIPYELHFVKNEEPELHGPLAIGICAVDAFLLQYYSAFPKEQIAWGRITSQEQWQQIIQIRNHYINLVFHSKTIARSISKLLINKIDDLIHSQSHKVNLLVGHDSTIAALLGALDFAEYQLPNQFENTPIGGMVIFQRYRHLPSGEYFFKAEYVYQSFDQLFTGEAIDINNPPQHYQLKLLNAEQNSDGFYRWQHFENRLKEFQ, encoded by the coding sequence ATGAACAACACTCAATATCAGTTAGACAAAGTCGTTATACTAAGTCGCCATGGCATACGTACTCCATTAGAAAACACGATAGCGTTCTTAGAAAAATCAAGCCCTTTTAAATGGCCAATTTGGGATCATGCTTATGGTTATCTAACAACACGAGGGGCCGTTTTAGAAACGTTCTTTGGACATTATCTATCACAATGGCTAGAGCAACGAAATATTAAGCTCTCACCAGAGAATCCTGATATATATGTTTATGCAAATAGCCTTCAAAGAACAGTAGCTACGGCTCAATTCTTAGTTGGCGGTGCTTATGCTGGTTATGACATACCTGTTCATCACAAATATACCATCGAAAAAATGGATCCTATTTTTGATCCAAGTGTACAAGATGACTCCCCAGAAATTAAACAAAAAGTATTAAAAGATATTAATGATGCAGACAAAGCAGCATCAATTTTCAAAAATTTAGCGCCGGCTTATCAAATCGTGTCGGATATATTAGATTATAAAAATTCGCAATTATATTCTGAACTTAAATGTGATTTTGCTGATATTCCTTATGAGCTTCATTTTGTGAAAAATGAAGAACCCGAATTACATGGACCATTAGCAATTGGAATTTGTGCCGTTGATGCTTTTTTATTACAGTATTACTCTGCATTTCCTAAAGAACAAATTGCTTGGGGAAGAATAACCAGCCAAGAACAATGGCAACAAATAATACAAATTCGTAACCACTATATTAATTTAGTTTTTCACTCTAAAACGATTGCACGAAGTATTAGTAAATTATTAATCAATAAGATAGATGATTTAATACACAGTCAATCTCATAAAGTCAATTTATTGGTTGGTCATGATAGTACTATTGCTGCACTGCTCGGTGCTTTGGATTTTGCTGAATATCAACTGCCTAATCAATTTGAAAATACACCAATTGGCGGAATGGTTATATTTCAACGTTACCGCCATCTACCATCAGGTGAATACTTCTTCAAAGCTGAATATGTCTACCAAAGTTTTGATCAGCTATTTACTGGTGAAGCTATTGATATTAATAATCCACCACAACATTATCAACTTAAGTTGCTTAATGCAGAACAAAACAGTGATGGATTCTACCGATGGCAACATTTTGAAAATAGGCTAAAAGAGTTTCAATAA
- the nfsA gene encoding oxygen-insensitive NADPH nitroreductase produces the protein MQNETIDLICQRRSIRSYKSTPLTNEQLESIFQAAQSAPSSNFLQCTTIIRITDSDNRSKLAHYSGEQSYINQASEFWVFCADFNRHFQIDSTIPLEKAEQLLVGCIDTALMAQNAVIAAQSLGLGTVFIGGLRNNISKVTELLALPKYVLPLFGLCIGYPDQNPEIKPRLPKELVFFENYYQPIDDQLLAKYDTQMSEYYSHRQTNQKASGWSDKIAETIIKGQRDFILTYLHEQGWITK, from the coding sequence ATGCAAAATGAAACAATCGATTTAATTTGTCAGCGCCGCTCAATTCGGTCTTATAAATCAACACCACTGACTAATGAACAGTTGGAATCAATTTTTCAAGCGGCACAATCGGCTCCGAGCTCTAATTTTCTACAATGCACCACAATTATCCGAATTACAGACAGCGATAATCGTTCAAAGCTAGCACATTATTCAGGAGAGCAAAGTTATATTAATCAAGCTTCTGAATTTTGGGTATTCTGTGCCGATTTTAATCGCCACTTTCAAATTGATTCAACTATTCCACTTGAAAAAGCTGAGCAGCTTTTAGTTGGCTGTATCGATACAGCACTTATGGCGCAAAACGCCGTTATTGCAGCACAGTCATTAGGTTTAGGAACTGTTTTCATTGGTGGATTACGCAATAATATTTCGAAAGTTACCGAATTACTAGCATTACCTAAATATGTCCTTCCTTTATTTGGGCTTTGTATCGGTTATCCTGATCAAAATCCAGAAATAAAACCAAGATTACCGAAAGAATTAGTGTTTTTTGAAAATTACTATCAACCAATAGATGATCAACTATTAGCAAAATACGATACTCAAATGAGTGAATACTATAGTCATCGACAGACAAATCAAAAAGCAAGTGGTTGGAGTGATAAAATTGCTGAAACAATTATCAAAGGGCAAAGAGATTTCATTTTAACTTATTTGCATGAACAAGGATGGATAACTAAATGA
- the trmB gene encoding tRNA (guanosine(46)-N7)-methyltransferase TrmB, translated as MSEQLKTNNQETESKRTIRSFVLRQGRLTKGQQQALTHLWPIYGIEYNAHSQITFENDKPLVLEIGFGMGASLIEMAKSSPDKNFIGIEVHRPGVGACLMAIEENKLTNLKVMCHDAVEVLENMIPNESLDKVQIFFPDPWHKARHNKRRIIQPEFVKLIHEKLKVNGVLHLATDWQHYAEHMLEVLSQADGFKNLSTTNDYIPRPDDRPITKFEKRGQNLGHGVWDLQFIKK; from the coding sequence ATGAGTGAACAATTAAAAACGAATAATCAAGAGACAGAATCTAAACGAACAATACGTAGTTTTGTATTGAGACAAGGCCGCTTAACTAAAGGGCAGCAACAGGCTTTAACTCATTTATGGCCTATATATGGCATTGAATATAATGCACACTCACAAATCACTTTCGAAAATGACAAACCGCTGGTTCTAGAAATCGGTTTCGGTATGGGTGCATCATTGATTGAGATGGCAAAATCCTCACCAGACAAAAATTTTATAGGTATTGAAGTCCATCGACCTGGCGTAGGCGCTTGCTTAATGGCAATCGAAGAAAATAAATTAACCAATTTAAAAGTAATGTGTCATGATGCAGTTGAAGTATTAGAAAATATGATACCTAATGAATCATTAGATAAAGTTCAAATTTTCTTCCCTGACCCTTGGCATAAAGCAAGGCACAATAAACGCAGAATTATTCAACCTGAATTTGTTAAATTAATTCATGAAAAATTAAAAGTTAATGGTGTATTACATTTAGCTACTGACTGGCAACATTATGCTGAGCATATGCTTGAAGTATTAAGTCAAGCTGATGGGTTTAAAAATTTATCTACAACAAATGACTATATCCCGAGACCTGATGACAGACCTATTACCAAATTTGAAAAACGTGGGCAAAATCTAGGGCATGGTGTTTGGGATTTGCAATTTATAAAAAAATAA
- a CDS encoding ribose-phosphate pyrophosphokinase: protein MPDMKLFAGNATPELAKRIANRLYTSLGDIIVSRFSDGEVNVQINENVRGEDVFIIQSTCAPTNDNLMELLVMIDAMRRASAGRITAVIPYFGYARQDRRVRSARVPITAKVVADFLSTVGVDRVLTVDLHAEQIQGFFDVPVDNVFGSPVILEDMLQRDFERPIVVSPDIGGVVRARAIAKLLNDTDMAIIDKRRQRANEAEVMNIIGDVADRDCILVDDMIDTAGTLCKAADALKARGAKRVFAYATHPIFSGKAVSNIKDSAIDEIVVCDTIPLTAEVKALKNVRQLTLSGMLAEAIRRISNEESISAMFHQ from the coding sequence GTGCCTGATATGAAGCTTTTTGCTGGTAACGCCACACCCGAACTAGCAAAACGTATAGCTAATCGTCTTTATACTTCTCTTGGTGATATTATTGTTAGCCGTTTTAGTGATGGTGAAGTCAATGTCCAAATTAATGAAAATGTCCGTGGTGAAGATGTTTTTATTATCCAATCAACTTGTGCGCCTACAAATGACAATTTAATGGAATTATTAGTAATGATTGATGCGATGCGTCGAGCATCTGCCGGTCGTATTACTGCTGTTATTCCTTATTTTGGTTATGCAAGACAAGATCGTCGAGTGCGTTCAGCCCGTGTACCTATTACAGCTAAAGTTGTTGCAGACTTTTTATCAACTGTTGGTGTAGATAGGGTTTTAACGGTTGATCTTCATGCTGAACAAATTCAAGGCTTTTTTGATGTACCTGTTGATAACGTATTTGGTAGCCCTGTAATTTTAGAAGATATGCTACAACGTGATTTTGAACGCCCAATCGTGGTATCACCAGATATTGGTGGTGTTGTTCGTGCACGTGCAATTGCAAAACTTTTAAATGATACTGACATGGCCATTATTGATAAACGTCGTCAACGTGCAAATGAAGCAGAAGTGATGAATATTATTGGTGATGTAGCCGACAGAGATTGTATTTTAGTTGATGATATGATTGATACTGCCGGAACACTTTGTAAAGCGGCTGATGCATTGAAAGCTCGTGGTGCAAAACGTGTTTTCGCTTATGCAACTCACCCTATTTTCTCAGGAAAAGCGGTAAGTAACATTAAAGATTCTGCCATTGATGAAATTGTAGTTTGTGACACAATTCCATTAACAGCAGAAGTGAAAGCATTGAAAAATGTACGCCAACTTACATTATCAGGTATGCTTGCTGAAGCAATTCGACGTATTAGTAACGAAGAATCAATTTCAGCAATGTTCCATCAATAA
- the pth gene encoding aminoacyl-tRNA hydrolase produces MTTIKLIVGLANPGNEYAATRHNAGAWYVDLLAERYNQPLKIDPKFFGYSSRINIHGHDVRLLVPTTFMNLSGKAVQAMASFYQIQPDEILVAHDELDLNPGIAKLKFGGSHGGHNGLKDIANKLGNNLNFYRLRIGIGHPGDKNKVVGYVLNKPSKPEQDLIDKAIDESVYCTDILLKDGVESAMNRLHSFKA; encoded by the coding sequence ATGACAACAATTAAACTTATTGTAGGTTTAGCTAATCCAGGTAACGAATATGCTGCAACTCGCCATAATGCAGGAGCTTGGTATGTAGATCTTCTTGCTGAACGTTATAACCAACCGCTAAAAATTGATCCTAAATTTTTTGGATATAGCTCACGGATTAATATTCATGGTCATGATGTCCGTTTGTTAGTACCAACTACCTTTATGAATTTAAGTGGTAAAGCTGTTCAAGCAATGGCTTCTTTTTATCAAATTCAGCCCGATGAGATATTAGTTGCTCATGATGAGTTAGATCTTAATCCAGGTATTGCTAAATTAAAATTTGGTGGTAGTCATGGCGGTCATAATGGATTGAAAGATATTGCAAATAAACTTGGCAATAATTTGAATTTTTATCGGTTAAGAATTGGTATTGGACACCCTGGTGATAAGAATAAAGTAGTTGGTTATGTATTAAATAAACCATCTAAACCAGAACAAGATTTAATTGATAAAGCAATCGATGAATCAGTATATTGCACAGATATCTTACTGAAAGATGGAGTAGAAAGTGCAATGAATCGTTTGCATTCATTCAAAGCTTAA
- a CDS encoding DUF3597 domain-containing protein, protein MGILNNIFSKIFPSAQAAVGHAKDAVKEQVDKITDTVKGNTSSNNKNSNTEQNQQNTSENKNPISEIDVMSILDNLAKKFPEKLNWKTSIVDLLKLLGIDNSLDARKKLATELNYTGSTDDTAAMNTWLIKEVMKKIAEKGGNVTHLFS, encoded by the coding sequence ATGGGTATCTTAAATAATATTTTTTCTAAAATATTTCCAAGCGCACAAGCCGCTGTAGGTCATGCAAAAGATGCAGTGAAAGAGCAAGTTGATAAAATCACTGACACCGTTAAAGGCAACACATCAAGTAACAACAAAAATAGTAATACTGAACAAAATCAACAAAATACATCAGAAAATAAAAACCCAATTTCTGAAATCGATGTGATGTCAATTTTAGATAATTTAGCTAAAAAATTTCCTGAAAAACTTAACTGGAAGACATCAATTGTTGATTTATTGAAATTATTAGGTATTGATAACAGTTTAGATGCACGTAAAAAATTAGCAACTGAACTTAATTATACCGGTAGTACAGACGATACAGCAGCAATGAATACATGGTTGATTAAAGAAGTTATGAAGAAAATTGCTGAAAAAGGTGGTAACGTTACTCACTTATTTTCTTAG